From one Mytilus edulis chromosome 1, xbMytEdul2.2, whole genome shotgun sequence genomic stretch:
- the LOC139512258 gene encoding uncharacterized protein isoform X4: MTCCFNALAFKSSYKTWVNSQREESIQRFSEMQNTSPDPQTPVPDYEEGTVDSQESYEKYFAFAKNFGTVINNIKLIDDQFDIPEPEPDYNDDGVDSGVGNGEPVIIRARGPSESEKRLSDPDIENNELIKPRKLSNPCVDSRERMALHKELLRNYKTGKNVLEKPELDKVLNQRKEKQRREEWDAQMKASQKRSSFEYKLEQQATRLKEQEDLTMKPIKEEGNQTELSKIQAKILAKTANGQVK; this comes from the exons AGCCAAAGAGAAGAATCTATACAGAGATTTTCTGAGATGCAGAACACATCACCAG ACCCACAGACACCGGTACCAGACTACGAGGAGGGAACTGTAGACAGTCAAGAATCTTACGAAAAATATTTTGCATTCGCCAAAAATTTTGGCACTGTTATCAACAACATTAAACTGATAG ATGACCAGTTTGATATACCTGAGCCAGAACCAGATTATAATGATGATGGAGTAGACTCAGGAGTAGGAAATGGAGAACCAGTCATCATCAGAGCTAGAGGCCCATCAGAGTCAGAAAAACGTTTATCTGATCCAGACATTGAAAATAATGAACTGATAAAACCCAGGAAACTTTCAAATCCATGTGTGGATTCTAGGGAACGAATGGCATTACACAAAGAATTACTACGGAATTATAAAAC TGGTAAAAATGTGCTAGAAAAACCTGAACTTGATAAAGTTTTgaaccaaagaaaagaaaaacaaagaagaGAAGAATGGGATGCACAGATGAAAGCTTCACAGAAAAGATCAAGTTTTGAATATAAATTAGAACAACAAGCTACACGATTAAAGGAG CAAGAAGATCTTACAATGAAACCTATTAAAGAAGAAGGTAATCAAACTGAACTTTCAAAAATCCAGGCCAAAATATTAGCCAAGACAGCTAATGGTCAAGTGAAGTGA
- the LOC139512258 gene encoding uncharacterized protein isoform X5 produces MKDFQVIASEIKRKMSQREESIQRFSEMQNTSPDPQTPVPDYEEGTVDSQESYEKYFAFAKNFGTVINNIKLIDDQFDIPEPEPDYNDDGVDSGVGNGEPVIIRARGPSESEKRLSDPDIENNELIKPRKLSNPCVDSRERMALHKELLRNYKTGKNVLEKPELDKVLNQRKEKQRREEWDAQMKASQKRSSFEYKLEQQATRLKEQEDLTMKPIKEEGNQTELSKIQAKILAKTANGQVK; encoded by the exons AGCCAAAGAGAAGAATCTATACAGAGATTTTCTGAGATGCAGAACACATCACCAG ACCCACAGACACCGGTACCAGACTACGAGGAGGGAACTGTAGACAGTCAAGAATCTTACGAAAAATATTTTGCATTCGCCAAAAATTTTGGCACTGTTATCAACAACATTAAACTGATAG ATGACCAGTTTGATATACCTGAGCCAGAACCAGATTATAATGATGATGGAGTAGACTCAGGAGTAGGAAATGGAGAACCAGTCATCATCAGAGCTAGAGGCCCATCAGAGTCAGAAAAACGTTTATCTGATCCAGACATTGAAAATAATGAACTGATAAAACCCAGGAAACTTTCAAATCCATGTGTGGATTCTAGGGAACGAATGGCATTACACAAAGAATTACTACGGAATTATAAAAC TGGTAAAAATGTGCTAGAAAAACCTGAACTTGATAAAGTTTTgaaccaaagaaaagaaaaacaaagaagaGAAGAATGGGATGCACAGATGAAAGCTTCACAGAAAAGATCAAGTTTTGAATATAAATTAGAACAACAAGCTACACGATTAAAGGAG CAAGAAGATCTTACAATGAAACCTATTAAAGAAGAAGGTAATCAAACTGAACTTTCAAAAATCCAGGCCAAAATATTAGCCAAGACAGCTAATGGTCAAGTGAAGTGA